A region from the Pseudomonas sp. KU26590 genome encodes:
- the proB gene encoding glutamate 5-kinase, which produces MRSKVTGAQRWVVKIGSALLTADGKGLDRNAMGVWVEQMVALHEAGVELVLVSSGAVAAGMSRLGWTARPSAMHELQAAAAIGQMGLVQAWESSFAEHQRHTAQILLTHDDLSDRKRYLNARSTLRTLVELGVIPVINENDTVVTDEIRFGDNDTLAALVANLVEADLLVILTDRDGMFDADPRNNPEAQLIYEARADDPALDAVAGGTGGALGRGGMQTKLRAARLAARSGAHTVIVGGRIERVLARLKAGERLGTLLSPEREMLAARKQWLAGHLQTRGTLVLDDGAVKALTESHKSLLPVGVKLVQGSFRRGEMVVCVAADGREIARGLSNYSALEAQKIIGLPSDAIVKELGYMAEPELVHRDNLILV; this is translated from the coding sequence ATGCGGAGCAAGGTGACAGGTGCCCAGCGTTGGGTGGTGAAGATCGGAAGTGCGCTGCTGACAGCGGACGGCAAGGGTCTGGATCGCAACGCGATGGGTGTTTGGGTCGAGCAGATGGTGGCCCTGCATGAGGCAGGTGTCGAACTGGTCCTGGTCTCGTCCGGCGCGGTAGCGGCCGGCATGAGCCGTCTGGGCTGGACTGCGCGACCGAGTGCCATGCATGAGCTTCAGGCCGCTGCAGCAATCGGTCAGATGGGTCTGGTGCAGGCGTGGGAATCCAGCTTCGCCGAGCATCAGCGCCATACCGCGCAGATTCTGCTCACCCACGACGATCTGTCCGACCGCAAGCGCTACCTGAATGCCCGAAGCACGCTGCGCACCTTGGTTGAGCTGGGTGTCATCCCTGTCATCAATGAAAACGACACGGTCGTCACCGACGAGATCCGTTTCGGCGACAACGACACGCTGGCGGCGTTGGTGGCCAACCTGGTTGAAGCTGACCTGTTAGTCATCCTGACCGACCGCGACGGCATGTTCGATGCCGACCCTCGCAATAATCCCGAGGCGCAGCTCATTTATGAAGCGCGCGCTGATGATCCCGCCCTTGATGCAGTGGCCGGCGGCACCGGCGGTGCGCTGGGTCGTGGCGGCATGCAGACCAAATTGCGTGCTGCACGACTGGCCGCTCGCTCGGGTGCGCACACCGTGATCGTGGGTGGTCGCATCGAGCGCGTGCTGGCGCGTCTGAAAGCCGGTGAGCGCTTGGGTACGTTACTGTCCCCGGAGCGTGAAATGCTCGCGGCTCGCAAGCAGTGGCTGGCCGGGCATCTGCAAACCCGTGGCACGCTGGTGCTGGACGATGGTGCGGTCAAGGCATTGACCGAAAGCCACAAGAGTCTGTTGCCGGTTGGCGTCAAGCTGGTGCAGGGCAGCTTTCGTCGCGGCGAGATGGTGGTGTGCGTGGCGGCTGACGGCCGCGAGATCGCCCGGGGTCTGAGCAATTACAGCGCGCTGGAAGCGCAGAAGATCATTGGTCTGCCCTCTGACGCCATTGTCAAGGAGCTGGGTTACATGGCTGAGCCTGAGCTCGTGCACCGTGACAACCTGATTCTGGTCTGA
- the cgtA gene encoding Obg family GTPase CgtA produces MKFVDEVSIRVKAGDGGNGCMSFRREKFIENGGPNGGDGGDGGSIYMIADENLNTLVDYRYTRHFDAERGSNGGSTDCTGRKGEELVLRVPVGTTVIDAGTQEVIGDLTKAGQRLLVAHGGWHGLGNTRFKSSTNRAPRQTTPGKPGEQRDLKLELKVLADVGLLGLPNAGKSTFIRSVSAAKPKVADYPFTTLVPNLGVVSVDRWKSFVVADIPGLIEGASHGAGLGIRFLKHLARTRLLLHLVDMAPLDESSAPDAAEVIVTELFKFSPALADRDRWLVLNKCDQILEEEHEARKQEIIDRLEWTGPVYVISAIAKEGTDRLTHDIMRYLEDRADRLANDPAYAAELAELDQRIEDEARAQLQALDDQRALRRSGVKSVHDIGDDDWDEEDVEDEDGPEIIYVRD; encoded by the coding sequence ATGAAATTTGTTGATGAAGTATCCATTCGAGTAAAGGCCGGTGATGGCGGTAACGGTTGCATGAGCTTCCGCCGCGAGAAATTCATCGAGAACGGCGGTCCTAACGGTGGTGATGGCGGTGACGGCGGCTCGATCTACATGATCGCCGACGAAAACCTCAACACCCTGGTCGACTACCGGTATACCCGCCACTTCGACGCCGAGCGCGGTTCGAACGGCGGCAGCACCGACTGCACCGGTCGCAAGGGTGAAGAGCTGGTGTTGCGCGTGCCGGTCGGCACCACCGTGATCGACGCCGGTACCCAGGAAGTCATCGGCGACTTGACCAAAGCCGGTCAGCGTCTGCTGGTGGCCCATGGCGGCTGGCACGGTCTGGGCAACACGCGTTTCAAATCCAGTACCAACCGCGCACCACGTCAGACCACGCCGGGTAAGCCGGGTGAGCAGCGTGACCTCAAGCTGGAGCTGAAAGTACTGGCTGACGTGGGTCTGCTCGGTTTGCCGAACGCTGGCAAGAGCACGTTCATTCGTTCGGTGTCCGCTGCCAAGCCCAAGGTTGCTGATTATCCGTTCACCACTCTCGTGCCGAACCTGGGTGTTGTCAGCGTCGATCGCTGGAAAAGCTTCGTCGTTGCCGATATTCCCGGCCTGATCGAAGGCGCTTCACACGGCGCTGGTCTGGGGATTCGTTTCCTCAAGCACCTGGCGCGTACGCGTCTGTTGCTGCACCTCGTCGACATGGCGCCGCTGGATGAAAGCAGCGCGCCGGATGCCGCGGAAGTCATCGTCACTGAGCTGTTCAAGTTCAGCCCTGCGCTGGCGGACCGTGATCGTTGGCTGGTGCTGAACAAGTGCGACCAGATCCTCGAAGAAGAGCACGAGGCCCGCAAGCAGGAGATCATTGATCGCCTGGAGTGGACCGGTCCTGTCTACGTGATCTCGGCCATCGCCAAAGAAGGCACCGATCGCCTGACCCACGACATCATGCGCTATCTCGAAGACCGCGCTGATCGTCTGGCCAATGACCCGGCGTACGCCGCAGAGCTGGCTGAGCTGGATCAACGCATCGAAGATGAAGCCCGCGCCCAGTTGCAGGCGCTGGATGATCAGCGTGCCTTGCGCCGTAGCGGCGTGAAGAGCGTGCATGACATCGGCGACGATGATTGGGATGAGGAAGACGTGGAAGACGAAGATGGTCCGGAAATCATTTACGTCCGCGACTGA
- the rpmA gene encoding 50S ribosomal protein L27, translating to MAHKKAGGSTRNGRDSEAKRLGVKMYGGQVIVPGNIIVRQRGTQFHAGYGVGMGKDHTLFAKVEGVIKFQVKGAFGRRYVSIVPKTEVAA from the coding sequence ATGGCACACAAAAAAGCTGGTGGTAGTACCCGTAACGGTCGCGACTCAGAAGCCAAACGCCTTGGCGTGAAGATGTATGGCGGCCAGGTTATCGTTCCGGGCAACATCATCGTGCGTCAGCGCGGCACCCAATTCCACGCTGGCTACGGCGTTGGTATGGGCAAAGATCACACCCTGTTCGCTAAAGTCGAAGGCGTGATCAAGTTCCAGGTTAAAGGCGCCTTCGGTCGTCGCTATGTAAGCATCGTGCCAAAGACTGAAGTCGCGGCATAA
- the rplU gene encoding 50S ribosomal protein L21, protein MSYAVIVTGGKQYKVAPGEYLKIEKLEIATGESVTFDRVLLVANGDDVNIGAPVVAGATVVAEVISQGRHDKIRIIKFRRRKHHMKRMGHRQWYTEIKITGIQA, encoded by the coding sequence ATGTCTTATGCAGTAATCGTTACTGGCGGCAAGCAATACAAGGTCGCCCCAGGTGAATACCTGAAGATTGAAAAACTGGAAATCGCTACCGGCGAATCCGTTACTTTTGATCGCGTTCTGTTGGTTGCCAATGGCGACGACGTGAACATCGGCGCTCCAGTTGTTGCAGGCGCTACCGTTGTGGCTGAAGTGATCTCCCAAGGTCGTCACGATAAAATCCGCATCATCAAGTTCCGTCGTCGTAAGCACCACATGAAGCGTATGGGCCACCGCCAGTGGTACACCGAGATCAAAATCACCGGTATTCAGGCTTAA
- a CDS encoding polyprenyl synthetase family protein — translation MQPQAFYTAVADDFTAVDHIIKKQLTSRVPLVSKIGDYITSAGGKRLRPLLVLLCGKALGSGGDDLRLLAATIEFLHTATLLHDDVVDMSGMRRGRSTANAMWGNAPSVLVGDFLYSRSFEMMVELGSMQVMQILSKATRIIAEGEVLQLSKVRDASTTEETYMEVIRGKTAMLFEASTHSAAALANAGPEQSEALRTFGDHLGVAFQLVDDLLDYRGDAETLGKNVGDDLAEGKPTLPLIYTMREGTPEQAALVRQAIQKGGLEDLESIRDAVEKSGALEYTAQLARDYIARAIACLDVLPPSVYRDALVELSEFAVARTH, via the coding sequence ATGCAACCCCAAGCCTTCTACACCGCTGTGGCGGACGACTTTACAGCCGTCGACCACATTATCAAGAAGCAGCTGACATCGCGCGTGCCGCTGGTCTCCAAAATCGGCGACTACATCACTTCCGCTGGCGGTAAACGTCTGCGCCCATTGCTCGTTCTGTTGTGCGGCAAAGCGCTGGGCTCTGGCGGTGATGACCTGCGCCTGTTGGCCGCAACCATCGAATTCCTGCACACCGCCACGCTGCTGCACGACGACGTCGTCGACATGTCCGGCATGCGCCGCGGCCGCTCGACCGCCAATGCGATGTGGGGCAACGCGCCGAGCGTACTGGTGGGTGATTTCCTGTATTCGCGCTCGTTCGAGATGATGGTCGAACTGGGCTCGATGCAGGTGATGCAGATCCTGTCGAAGGCCACGCGGATCATCGCGGAAGGGGAAGTGTTGCAGCTGTCCAAAGTCCGCGACGCCAGCACCACCGAAGAAACCTACATGGAAGTCATCCGCGGCAAAACCGCGATGCTCTTCGAAGCGTCGACCCACAGCGCCGCAGCCCTGGCCAACGCCGGTCCGGAGCAAAGCGAAGCGCTGCGTACCTTCGGTGATCATCTGGGCGTGGCATTCCAATTGGTCGACGACCTGCTGGACTATCGCGGCGATGCGGAAACCCTCGGCAAGAATGTCGGTGACGACCTCGCCGAAGGCAAGCCAACCCTGCCGCTGATCTACACCATGCGCGAAGGCACGCCTGAACAAGCTGCGCTGGTTCGCCAGGCCATTCAGAAAGGCGGCCTGGAAGATCTCGAAAGTATCCGCGATGCCGTGGAAAAGTCAGGTGCCCTTGAGTACACCGCCCAATTGGCACGGGACTACATTGCTCGCGCCATTGCCTGTCTGGACGTACTGCCGCCGAGCGTCTATCGCGACGCACTCGTCGAACTGAGTGAATTTGCGGTCGCTCGCACACACTGA
- a CDS encoding FKBP-type peptidyl-prolyl cis-trans isomerase, translating to MSEVNLSTDETRVSYGIGRQLGDQLRDNPPPGVDLDAILAGLTDAFAGKPSRVGQEEMGASFKVIREIMQAEAASKAEAAAGAGKEYLTENAKRDGVTTLESGLQYEVITAGEGAQPTRESNVRTHYHGMLIDGTVFDSSYDRGEPAEFPVGGVIPGWTEALQLMKAGSKWRLYVPSELAYGAQGVGSIPPHSVLVFDVELLDVL from the coding sequence ATGTCCGAAGTCAATCTGTCCACAGACGAAACCCGCGTCAGCTACGGCATTGGCCGTCAACTGGGCGACCAACTGCGTGACAACCCGCCGCCGGGTGTCGACCTCGACGCTATTCTGGCTGGCCTGACCGACGCTTTCGCCGGCAAACCGAGCCGTGTGGGCCAGGAAGAAATGGGCGCGAGCTTCAAAGTCATCCGCGAAATCATGCAAGCCGAAGCAGCTTCCAAAGCGGAAGCAGCGGCTGGCGCCGGTAAGGAATACCTGACCGAGAACGCCAAGCGTGATGGCGTGACTACCTTGGAATCTGGTCTGCAATATGAAGTGATCACCGCAGGCGAAGGCGCTCAACCGACCCGCGAAAGCAATGTGCGCACCCATTATCACGGCATGCTGATCGACGGCACTGTGTTTGACAGCTCCTACGATCGTGGCGAACCGGCTGAATTTCCGGTCGGCGGCGTGATTCCAGGCTGGACCGAAGCCCTGCAACTGATGAAGGCTGGCAGCAAATGGCGTCTGTACGTTCCTAGCGAACTGGCGTACGGCGCTCAAGGCGTTGGCAGCATTCCGCCGCACAGCGTTCTGGTCTTCGACGTCGAGCTGCTCGACGTTCTGTAA
- a CDS encoding DUF6482 family protein, producing the protein MNLQELTSHAGAGRIDELNLISIEGGIYLLEARMQGVGHRLVDSHNKALHLRSVEHARELLQSVPPLPFSLVHAVVHDEMCGVHDELDQNVKIPLSIRSAW; encoded by the coding sequence ATGAACTTGCAGGAACTCACTTCCCATGCCGGCGCCGGCCGCATCGACGAACTCAACCTGATCTCCATAGAAGGCGGTATCTACCTGCTGGAAGCGAGGATGCAGGGCGTCGGACATCGCTTGGTCGACTCGCATAACAAGGCATTGCACCTGCGTTCCGTCGAGCACGCGCGGGAGCTGCTGCAGTCGGTGCCGCCGCTGCCGTTCAGTCTGGTCCACGCGGTGGTTCACGATGAAATGTGCGGCGTGCACGATGAGCTGGACCAGAACGTCAAGATTCCCCTGTCCATTCGCTCGGCCTGGTAG
- a CDS encoding TIGR00645 family protein → MERFIENAMYASRWLLAPIYFGLSLGLLALALKFFQEIFHIIPNVFALAESDLILVLLSLIDMALVGGLLVMVMISGYENFVSQLDIDEGKEKLNWLGKMDSSSLKMKVAASIVAISSIHLLRVFMDAKNIEPQYLMWYVIIHMTFVVSAFAMGYLDKLTKQ, encoded by the coding sequence ATGGAACGTTTTATCGAAAATGCCATGTACGCATCGCGCTGGTTGCTGGCGCCGATCTACTTCGGTTTGTCTCTGGGACTGCTGGCGCTGGCGTTGAAGTTTTTCCAGGAAATCTTTCACATCATCCCCAATGTGTTCGCCCTGGCTGAATCGGACCTGATCCTGGTGCTGCTGTCGTTGATCGACATGGCGCTGGTCGGTGGTTTGCTGGTCATGGTGATGATCTCCGGCTACGAGAATTTCGTGTCGCAGCTGGATATCGACGAAGGCAAGGAAAAGCTCAACTGGCTGGGCAAGATGGATTCTTCGTCGCTGAAGATGAAAGTCGCGGCGTCCATCGTCGCGATTTCGTCCATTCACCTGTTGCGGGTGTTCATGGACGCCAAGAACATCGAGCCGCAATACCTGATGTGGTACGTGATCATCCACATGACATTTGTGGTCTCGGCCTTCGCGATGGGTTATCTGGACAAGCTGACCAAGCAGTGA
- a CDS encoding Lon protease family protein, with the protein MPDSVAASLRLAPEALTRPFSAEQFSFTTTNDLEPFRGVLGQERAVEALQFGVAMPRPGYNVFVMGEPGTGRFSFVKRYLKAEAKRMQTPSDWVYVNNFDDAREPRALELPPGSASAFIADINGLIDNLLSTFPAVFEHPSYQQKKSSIDRAFNQRYDRALDVIERLALEKDIALYRDNTNIAFTPMLEGKALDEAEFSQLPEADRERFHNDISTLEERLNEELASLPQWKRESNNQMRELNEETIILALQPLLAPLSEQYAENAAVCAYLQAVQVNLLRTVVEQLVDDSKTDAQARKLLEEQYCPSLMVGHSASGGAPVVFEPHPTYDNLFGRIEYSTDQGALYTTFRQMRPGAFHRANGGFLVLEAEKMLSEPFVWDALKRSLQSRKLKMEAPLGELGRLATVTLTPQTIPLHVKVIIIGARSLYYTLQDLDPDFQEMFRVLVDFDEDIPMVDESLEQFAQLLKTRTSEEGMAPLTADAVARLATYSARLAEHQGRLSARIGDLFQLVSEADFIRSVAGDERTDAGHIERALKAKATRTGRVSARILDDMLAGIILIDTHGAAVGKCNGLTVLEVGDSAFGVPARISATVYPGGSGIVDIEREVNLGQPIHSKGVMILTGYLGSRYAQEFPLAISASIALEQSYGYVDGDSASLGEVCTLISALSKTPLKQCFAITGSINQFGEVQAVGGVNEKIEGFFRLCEARGLTGDQGAIIPHANVATLMLDERVLQAVRAGQFHVYAVRQVDEALSLLVGMSVGEADEDGQFPDDSVNGRVVDRLRDIAEMLSDDDLKELEKEAPQLQPELKS; encoded by the coding sequence ATGCCCGATTCTGTTGCTGCCAGCTTGCGACTTGCGCCTGAAGCGCTGACCCGTCCCTTTTCCGCTGAACAGTTCAGCTTCACGACAACCAACGATCTGGAACCCTTTCGCGGCGTGCTCGGTCAGGAACGAGCGGTCGAAGCCCTGCAATTCGGCGTCGCCATGCCGCGGCCCGGCTACAACGTGTTCGTCATGGGCGAGCCCGGCACCGGCCGGTTCTCCTTCGTCAAGCGCTACCTCAAGGCCGAAGCCAAGCGCATGCAGACGCCGTCGGACTGGGTGTACGTCAACAATTTCGACGACGCCCGTGAGCCGCGCGCGCTGGAATTGCCGCCCGGCAGCGCCAGCGCTTTCATTGCCGACATCAACGGACTGATCGACAACCTGCTGTCGACCTTTCCTGCGGTGTTCGAACATCCGTCCTACCAGCAGAAGAAGAGCTCCATCGACCGCGCCTTCAATCAGCGCTACGACCGCGCCCTCGATGTCATCGAACGTCTTGCGCTGGAAAAGGACATCGCGCTGTACCGTGATAACACCAACATCGCGTTTACCCCGATGCTCGAAGGCAAGGCACTGGACGAGGCCGAGTTTTCGCAATTGCCGGAAGCCGATCGCGAGCGTTTTCACAACGATATTTCGACGCTCGAAGAGCGGTTGAATGAAGAGCTCGCCAGCCTGCCGCAGTGGAAGCGCGAGTCCAACAACCAGATGCGTGAGCTCAATGAAGAGACCATCATCCTCGCGCTTCAGCCGCTGCTGGCACCGTTGTCCGAGCAGTACGCCGAGAACGCCGCGGTGTGCGCCTACCTTCAGGCGGTGCAGGTCAACCTGCTCAGGACCGTGGTCGAGCAACTGGTCGACGACAGCAAAACCGATGCCCAGGCGCGCAAGCTGCTCGAAGAGCAATACTGCCCGAGCCTGATGGTCGGCCATTCCGCCAGCGGTGGGGCGCCGGTGGTGTTCGAGCCGCACCCGACCTATGACAACCTTTTCGGTCGCATCGAATACAGCACCGACCAGGGCGCGCTTTACACCACATTCCGCCAAATGCGGCCTGGCGCGTTTCACCGGGCCAACGGCGGTTTTCTGGTGCTGGAAGCCGAAAAAATGCTCAGCGAGCCGTTCGTGTGGGACGCCCTCAAGCGCTCCCTGCAATCGCGCAAGCTGAAAATGGAAGCGCCACTGGGTGAACTGGGTCGTCTGGCCACCGTGACCCTGACCCCGCAGACCATTCCGTTGCACGTCAAAGTCATCATCATTGGCGCGCGGTCGCTGTATTACACGCTGCAGGACCTGGATCCGGACTTCCAGGAGATGTTCCGGGTGCTGGTGGATTTCGACGAAGACATCCCGATGGTCGACGAGAGCCTTGAGCAGTTCGCCCAGTTGCTCAAAACCCGGACCTCGGAGGAGGGCATGGCGCCCCTGACGGCGGATGCGGTGGCGCGTCTTGCCACCTACAGCGCGCGCCTCGCCGAGCACCAGGGGCGCTTGTCGGCGCGCATTGGTGATCTGTTTCAACTGGTCAGCGAAGCGGACTTCATCCGCAGCGTGGCCGGTGACGAACGCACTGACGCGGGGCACATTGAGCGCGCGCTGAAGGCCAAGGCCACCCGCACCGGTCGTGTGTCGGCCCGAATTCTCGATGACATGCTTGCGGGCATCATCCTGATCGACACCCATGGTGCGGCGGTCGGCAAGTGCAATGGCCTGACGGTGCTGGAAGTGGGCGATTCGGCGTTCGGTGTGCCGGCGCGGATCTCGGCGACGGTTTACCCGGGTGGCAGCGGCATCGTCGACATCGAGCGTGAGGTCAACCTGGGTCAGCCGATTCACTCTAAAGGCGTGATGATCCTCACTGGTTATCTGGGCAGCCGTTATGCCCAGGAATTCCCGCTGGCCATTTCCGCGAGTATCGCGCTGGAACAGTCCTACGGCTACGTCGATGGCGACAGCGCTTCCCTCGGCGAGGTCTGCACGCTGATTTCCGCACTCTCGAAAACCCCGCTCAAGCAGTGCTTCGCCATCACCGGTTCGATCAACCAGTTCGGCGAGGTTCAGGCGGTCGGCGGCGTCAACGAGAAGATCGAAGGCTTCTTCCGACTCTGCGAAGCCCGAGGTCTGACCGGTGACCAAGGCGCGATCATTCCTCATGCCAACGTCGCCACACTGATGCTCGACGAGCGCGTGCTGCAAGCCGTGCGCGCGGGGCAGTTCCACGTGTATGCCGTGCGTCAGGTGGATGAGGCGCTGAGCCTGTTGGTGGGCATGTCGGTCGGCGAGGCGGATGAGGACGGTCAATTTCCCGATGATTCGGTCAACGGCAGGGTGGTGGACCGTCTGCGCGACATCGCTGAAATGCTCAGCGATGACGACCTCAAAGAGCTCGAAAAGGAGGCGCCACAATTACAGCCCGAGCTGAAAAGCTAG
- a CDS encoding DUF3015 domain-containing protein: MKRILLGTLFAAVSINAMAQAPGGPDCGWGNMLFEGQRGTPAHFLASTTNGTSGNATFGMTSGTNGCSTNSALTYGGKSWIAMNGMMDELSKDMAMGQGEALTTYAVVLGVAPEDRAHFAAVTHEHYQQIFTKADATAEDVHTNTIDILKNDPTLAKYATQA; encoded by the coding sequence ATGAAACGGATTCTTCTTGGTACTCTCTTCGCCGCTGTGTCCATCAACGCCATGGCTCAAGCGCCTGGCGGTCCGGACTGCGGTTGGGGCAACATGCTGTTTGAAGGTCAACGCGGCACTCCCGCTCACTTCCTCGCTTCCACCACCAACGGTACTTCGGGCAACGCCACCTTCGGCATGACCTCGGGCACCAACGGCTGCTCCACCAACAGCGCGCTGACTTACGGCGGCAAATCCTGGATTGCCATGAATGGCATGATGGACGAGCTTTCCAAAGACATGGCCATGGGCCAGGGCGAAGCACTGACCACCTACGCGGTCGTGCTGGGCGTTGCACCGGAAGACCGTGCGCATTTCGCCGCAGTCACCCACGAGCACTATCAGCAGATCTTCACCAAGGCCGACGCCACTGCTGAAGATGTTCACACCAACACCATCGACATCCTGAAGAACGATCCGACTCTGGCTAAATACGCGACCCAAGCTTAA
- a CDS encoding DUF4105 domain-containing protein, with protein MLKRLAWLALCVCAPLYAAPHVDNDRLQQLANSRFWISIGHYEAGKLGGWRSYVDDPKFFLAQNGAHDPKAELAATLEAIYRPVTQGQENAHPQCVYPSRTRFLRDELKLTDLPAVDCKEFNKWFSDVAPDSTVLIFPAAYLNSPSSMFGHTLLRIDQADVQANKTALLSYAINFGAYIEGSDNSILYAWKGLAGGYPGLFALVPYQEKLSEYRSLENRDLWEYRLNLTPEETRRMVEHVWELKQIRFGYFFFDENCSYRLLELLQVARPSLDLTPQFRLTAIPTDTVRAVKEAGLVEKIDYRPSRERELLSRAEPLNHDEQQWVLKVSADQKQMQSADYIALPKERRALIQDAAYRLERYRANGQERDPTSAQRSYELLRAISTNPPPALEIERPGLPEDGHESRTWQLGAGTRDDKAFAEYGLRMAYHDLNDNAYGFPLGAQIEILQLKLRQYEDNRWQVQRLDLATIRSLTPRNELLQPWSWQVAGGLERVLGKHGDENLVSHVNGGAGGTWKLGDDVLGFAMGTVRVEHNNDFSALVSPAAGFNTGVLWRNPLGNFSLETKGDYFTNGEVRRNISLNQQWELSRNLGLRLSAQRDFSQLTSPVNEVMLELKWYHY; from the coding sequence ATGCTCAAACGCCTTGCCTGGCTGGCGCTCTGTGTCTGCGCCCCGCTGTACGCCGCGCCTCACGTCGACAATGATCGTTTGCAGCAACTGGCCAATTCCAGGTTCTGGATCTCCATCGGTCACTACGAAGCCGGCAAGCTGGGTGGCTGGCGCAGCTATGTGGACGACCCGAAATTTTTCCTCGCCCAGAACGGCGCCCATGACCCCAAAGCCGAGCTGGCCGCGACGCTTGAGGCGATCTACCGCCCCGTCACCCAAGGCCAGGAAAACGCACACCCTCAATGCGTCTACCCCTCCCGCACGCGGTTTCTGCGTGACGAACTGAAGCTGACCGACCTGCCCGCGGTCGACTGCAAAGAATTCAACAAGTGGTTTTCCGATGTCGCCCCGGACAGCACCGTGCTGATCTTCCCGGCGGCGTACCTCAACAGCCCGTCGTCCATGTTTGGCCACACGCTGCTGCGCATCGATCAGGCGGACGTGCAGGCCAACAAGACCGCCTTGCTCAGCTACGCGATCAACTTCGGCGCCTACATCGAGGGTTCCGACAACAGCATTCTGTACGCGTGGAAAGGCCTGGCGGGAGGCTATCCGGGTCTGTTCGCGCTGGTGCCTTATCAGGAAAAACTCTCCGAGTACCGTAGCCTTGAGAACCGTGATCTGTGGGAATACCGCCTCAATCTGACGCCGGAAGAAACCCGGCGCATGGTCGAGCACGTGTGGGAACTCAAACAGATTCGCTTCGGGTATTTCTTCTTCGACGAAAACTGCTCCTACCGTTTGCTGGAGCTGCTCCAAGTCGCTCGTCCGAGCCTGGACCTGACGCCGCAGTTTCGTCTGACAGCCATTCCCACGGACACCGTTCGTGCTGTGAAAGAAGCAGGACTTGTCGAGAAGATCGACTATCGCCCTTCCCGGGAGCGCGAGCTGCTGAGCCGCGCCGAGCCGTTGAATCACGACGAGCAGCAGTGGGTGTTGAAAGTCAGTGCGGACCAGAAGCAAATGCAGAGTGCCGATTACATCGCCCTGCCGAAGGAACGTCGCGCGCTGATTCAGGACGCGGCCTACAGGCTGGAGCGATATCGCGCCAATGGTCAGGAGCGCGATCCTACAAGCGCTCAACGCAGCTATGAACTGCTGCGCGCGATCAGCACCAATCCGCCGCCGGCGCTGGAGATTGAGCGGCCGGGACTGCCGGAGGACGGGCATGAGTCGCGCACTTGGCAACTGGGTGCGGGGACGCGGGATGACAAGGCGTTTGCAGAGTACGGCCTGCGCATGGCGTACCACGATTTGAACGACAACGCGTACGGCTTCCCGCTGGGCGCGCAGATCGAAATCCTCCAGCTCAAGCTGCGCCAATACGAAGACAATCGTTGGCAAGTGCAGCGGCTCGATCTGGCGACCATTCGCTCGCTGACACCGCGCAACGAGCTGTTGCAACCGTGGTCATGGCAGGTGGCAGGCGGCCTTGAGCGCGTACTGGGCAAGCACGGCGACGAGAACCTGGTCAGCCATGTCAACGGCGGCGCCGGCGGCACGTGGAAGCTTGGGGACGACGTGCTGGGCTTCGCAATGGGCACCGTGCGGGTTGAGCACAACAACGATTTCTCGGCGCTGGTTTCGCCGGCCGCGGGGTTCAATACCGGTGTGCTGTGGCGCAACCCGCTGGGTAATTTCAGTCTGGAAACCAAGGGCGATTACTTCACCAACGGTGAAGTGCGGCGCAACATCAGCCTCAATCAGCAATGGGAGCTGTCGCGCAATCTTGGCCTGCGGCTCAGCGCGCAGCGCGACTTCAGCCAGCTGACATCGCCGGTGAATGAAGTGATGCTGGAGCTGAAGTGGTATCACTATTGA
- a CDS encoding heavy-metal-associated domain-containing protein: MQVFKVQGMTCAHCVRAVTDAIQGQDPTAQVQVDLANGEVKVQSQLEAEQIVELIEEEGYATTRT, from the coding sequence ATGCAGGTATTCAAGGTTCAAGGCATGACCTGCGCGCATTGCGTGCGCGCCGTCACCGATGCCATTCAGGGACAAGACCCGACGGCGCAGGTGCAGGTTGATCTGGCGAACGGGGAGGTCAAAGTGCAAAGCCAGCTTGAGGCTGAGCAGATTGTGGAATTGATCGAAGAAGAAGGTTACGCCACGACGCGCACATAG